A stretch of the Salarias fasciatus chromosome 3, fSalaFa1.1, whole genome shotgun sequence genome encodes the following:
- the LOC115382502 gene encoding Fc receptor-like protein 5, translated as MSDEATIRITFTNKPVITQQPSRSQIFQGEEITLTCEVQGGEKTDWWYDWRRNSQYLQQKNEKVLKVTASQSFNEEYDCMATRRDDIYSSTTGSEAFTVSVLLETNVGDNGVIQVSKGGIYRCRGERETSGYLSDMSDEAYIQITFTNKPVITRQPSWSQIFQGEEITLTCEVQGGEKADWWYYWRRNSQYLQQKNEKVLKVTASQSLNEEYDCLATLRDDSSSSTTWSEAFTVSVLPQPKAQLGTNKFNMSEGSRVTLTCSVNQPAGWKYFWYRDSKTSPLTKYDSNMYWNQSEVSQEGRYWCRGGRGGRGGRGDPLYYTEYSDPISVTKIIPNKATLTLQHDRPQLYQGETIALRCAIDGGNTGWEYEWETSSLLKPANVSQYRMEALSSQHQGEYRCKGNKLRGAQSTDWSNTVTLTVLSRPKLSVSPSWLIPGASVTLICHTEPPSAGWSFYWFKAVPNSQDSYTYEPLPGTSSGTANNSFTVHGQTHTAGYACSAGRGDPPIYTQHSRPTFVWSSGVHPSASLTVNPDRVQHFTSESLSLTCEGSSSQWRLIRFLTDDSLLSFLPPATINGSTYIKNEAPRKAVYWCESGTEFSNAVNISTHSDGVILVSPVYPVPVGESVTLLCVMKTGNIPSDVFFYKNNKLIENERRGEMKISAVSESDEGFYKCQYNGRESAQSWMAVQFVSRQKGFPMWTIGLICGLLLLISLLLLCCCRKTEDLCFNRLV; from the exons ATGAGTGATGAAGCCACCATTAGGATAACTT tcaccaacaagCCTGTCATAACACAACAACCCAGCCGGTCTCAGATATTCCAGGGTGAGGagatcactctgacatgtgaggtccagggaggagagaagactgactggTGGTATGACTGGAGGAGAAACTCACAATATCTTCAACAGAAGAATGAAAAGGTCTTAAAAGTCACTGCTTCTCAGTCCTTCAATGAAGAATACGACTGTATGGCCACACGCAGAGATGACATTTATTCTTCAACCACAGGGAGTGaagccttcacagtgtcagtgttac TTGAAACAAATGTTGGGGACAATGGAGTCATCCAGGTATCGAAAGGAGGAATTTACcggtgcagaggagagagagaaacatcaggTTATCTCTCTGACATGAGTGATGAAGCCTACATTCAGATAACTT tcaccaacaagcctgtcataacacgacaacccagctggtctcagatattccagggtgaggagatcactctgacatgtgaggtccagggaggagagaaggctGACTGGTGGTATTACTGGAGGAGAAACTCACAATATCTTCAACAGAAGAATGAAAAGGTCTTAAAAGTCACTGCTTCTCAGTCCCTCAATGAAGAGTACGACTGTTTGGCCACACTCAGAGATGACTCTTCTTCTTCAACCACATGGAGTGaagccttcacagtgtcagtgttac CTCAACCAAAAGCTCAACTGGGAACCAATAAATTCAACAtgtctgaaggcagcagagtgaCGCTGACCTGCTCAGTGAATCAACCAGCTGGATGGAAATACTTCTGGTACAGAGACTCCAAAACCTCACCCCTGACAAAATATGATAGTAATATGTATTGGAATCAGTCTGAAGTCTCACAGGAGGGACGTTACtggtgcagaggaggaagaggaggaagaggaggaagaggagatccaCTTTACTACACAGAGTACAGTGATCCCATCAGTGTCACTAAAATAA TCCCAAACAAGGCAACCCTGACTCTGCAACACGACAGACCACAGCTCTACCAAGGAGAGACCATCGCTCTCAGATGTGCCATCgatggaggaaacacaggatGGGAGTATGAGTGGGAAACCAGCAGTTTACTCAAACCAGCAAATGTCAGCCAATACAGGATGGAGGCTCTTTCTTCACAGCACCAGGGAGAATACAGATGTAAAGGAAACAAGCTGAGAGGAGCACAGTCAACAGATTGGAGCAACACCGTCACACTGACAGTATTAAGCA gaccaaagctctctgtgtctccatcatggttgattcctggagcttcagtcactctgatctgtcacactgagcctccgtcagcagggtggagcttcTACTGGTTCAAAGCTGTTCCAAACTCTCAGGATTCCTACACCTATGAGCCTCTACCTGGTACCAGCAGTGGGACAGCAAACAATTCCTTCACAGTtcatggacagacacacacagcaggatatGCATGTTCAGCTGGACGAGGGGATCCGCCGatttacacacaacacagtCGTCCCACATTCGTCTGGTCTTCag GTGTTCATCCATCAGCGTCTCTCACAGTGAATCCTGACAGAGTCCAACACTTCACCTCTGAATCTCTCTCActgacatgtgaaggaagcTCTTCCCAGTGGAGGCTGATCCGCTTTCTGACTGACGACTCGCTGTTGAGCTTTCTTCCTCCAGCTACAATCAATGGATCAACATATATTAAGAATGAGGCTCCAAGAAAAGCTGTGTACTGGTGTGAGTCTGGAACAGAGTTCAGCAACGCAGTCAATATCTCCACACACT ctgatggcGTTATCCTGGTGAGCCCTGTGTATCCTGTACCTGTGGGAGAGTCTGTAACTCTCCTCTGTGTCATGAAGACTGGAAATATtccctctgatgtgtttttctacaaaaataacaaactcattgaaaatgagagacgaggagagatgAAGATCTCTGCAGTGTCAGAATCAGATGAAGGTTTCTACAAGTGTCAGTACAATGGAAGAGAATCAGCACAAAGCTGGATGGCTGTTCAGT TTGTATCCAGACAAAAGGGTTTTCCGATGTGGACTATTGGGTTGATTTGTGGACTTTTGCTGCTtatttctctgctgctgttgtgttgctgcagaaaaacagaag ATTTGTGCTTCAACAGGTTGGTATGA